In Streptomyces canus, one DNA window encodes the following:
- a CDS encoding helix-turn-helix domain-containing protein codes for MYHTWMRFLTPSPVHHRLGLVCLGVGLQYGPLPTVGPRTLDSHVAVVISTGTGWYETPDGRRRTVTAPALLWLTPGVPHHYAPDPGAGWDEGFVGFTGPATATYTELGYIEPDRPVVALSDATGPRAVIARIARAARRDNPLLEVETGAAVHELLVALRRARADLAPDGDPVLKALARDACKPMSVADHAARHGMTLAELRTAVRRGAGCSPKDYLLGIRLGRAKELLAATDLPVASIARRVGYDDPAYFSRLFTRRVGMPPIRFRAQESRTVPGGWSNQVPDPDDPPRV; via the coding sequence ATGTACCACACGTGGATGCGGTTCCTCACGCCCAGCCCCGTCCATCACCGCCTGGGCCTGGTCTGCCTCGGGGTCGGACTCCAGTACGGCCCGCTGCCCACCGTCGGTCCCCGCACCCTCGACAGCCACGTCGCCGTCGTCATCAGCACCGGCACCGGGTGGTACGAGACTCCCGACGGCCGGCGCAGGACCGTCACCGCGCCCGCGCTGCTGTGGCTCACCCCCGGTGTCCCGCACCACTACGCGCCCGACCCGGGGGCCGGCTGGGACGAGGGCTTCGTCGGCTTCACCGGGCCCGCCACCGCCACGTACACCGAACTGGGTTACATCGAGCCCGACCGCCCTGTCGTGGCCCTGTCCGACGCCACCGGACCGCGTGCGGTGATCGCCCGCATCGCCCGGGCCGCCCGCCGCGACAACCCCCTCCTGGAGGTGGAGACCGGCGCCGCCGTCCATGAACTCCTCGTCGCCCTGCGCCGCGCCCGCGCCGACCTCGCCCCCGACGGCGATCCGGTCCTCAAGGCCCTCGCCCGCGACGCCTGCAAGCCGATGTCGGTCGCCGACCACGCCGCCCGGCACGGCATGACCCTCGCCGAACTGCGCACCGCCGTCCGCCGGGGCGCCGGCTGCAGCCCCAAGGACTACCTCCTCGGCATCCGCCTGGGCCGCGCCAAGGAACTCCTCGCCGCCACCGACCTCCCCGTCGCCTCGATCGCCCGCCGCGTCGGCTACGACGACCCCGCCTACTTCTCCCGCCTGTTCACCCGCCGCGTCGGCATGCCCCCGATCCGCTTCCGCGCCCAGGAGAGCCGGACGGTCCCCGGCGGCTGGAGCAACCAGGTACCGGATCCGGACGATCCGCCGCGGGTCTGA
- a CDS encoding response regulator — protein MPSDAKILIVDDHEDTLYALESALAPLGYRLARATSGDEALKQVLRGQVGLLLLDVRMPGVSGLDVVRYMRRLEQTQHIPVILLTGFGADHELTSTAFGLGVADLVMKPIDPWALRTKVRYLFDAHRRHLALEHEVRELRALVKGHGENDEESAARRPLPHPDARVPVQRGQGAHTGELEQDRT, from the coding sequence ATGCCTTCGGATGCCAAGATCCTCATCGTCGACGACCACGAGGACACCCTCTACGCCCTGGAGAGTGCCCTGGCCCCGCTGGGCTACCGGCTCGCCCGCGCCACCAGCGGGGACGAGGCCCTCAAGCAGGTGCTCCGGGGCCAGGTCGGCCTCCTGCTCCTCGACGTGCGGATGCCCGGCGTCAGCGGCCTCGACGTGGTCCGCTACATGCGGCGCCTGGAGCAGACCCAGCACATCCCCGTCATCCTGCTCACCGGCTTCGGCGCCGACCACGAACTGACCTCCACCGCCTTCGGCCTCGGCGTCGCCGACCTCGTGATGAAACCCATCGACCCATGGGCCCTGCGCACCAAGGTCCGGTACCTCTTCGACGCCCACCGGCGCCACCTCGCCCTCGAACACGAGGTGCGGGAGCTACGCGCTCTCGTCAAGGGCCACGGCGAGAACGACGAGGAGAGCGCCGCCCGCCGACCCCTGCCCCACCCGGACGCCCGGGTACCGGTGCAGCGCGGACAAGGGGCGCACACCGGGGAGCT
- a CDS encoding glycoside hydrolase family 35 protein — translation MSEFTVGETDFLLDGRPVRLLSGALHYFRVHEAQWGHRLAMLRAMGLNCVETYVPWNLHEPHPGDVRDVEALGRFLDAAREAGLWAIVRPGPYICAEWENGGLPHWLKGHARTSDEVYLGQVERWFRRLLPQVVERQIDRGGPVIMVQAENEYGSYGSDAAYLLRLAELLRAQGVTVPLFTSDGPEDHMLTGGSIPGVLATVNFGSDARTAFASLRRYRPDGPLMCMEFWCGWFEHWGGEQVVRDAGDAAAALREILECGASVNLYMAHGGTNFAGWAGANRGGGALHDGPLEPDVTSYDYDAPIDEYGRPTEKFWRFREVLAQYGPVADLPPAPGVLEADADVDLSGWASLSAVLEERGGPPQEGPVPPTFEELDVDRGLVRYEVTVPGPRQPYPLTARGLRDLAVVYVDGERAGVLTEEDVQLKEPVAGHARVELWVESLGRVNYGPRSGEGKGITGGLLHERQFLHGVRARGLRLDALDSVTGIGFQEVPGGGSPGLYRGEVSVRGAGDAVLELPGWTRGFVWVNGFNLGRYWSTGPQRTLYVPGPVLREGGNDVWVLELEEAPASGTVLRLRTPGPTHENPLTTS, via the coding sequence ATGAGCGAGTTCACGGTGGGTGAAACCGATTTCCTGCTGGACGGACGGCCGGTGCGGCTGCTGTCCGGCGCGCTGCACTACTTCCGCGTGCACGAGGCCCAGTGGGGGCACCGGCTGGCGATGCTGCGGGCGATGGGCCTCAACTGCGTGGAGACGTACGTGCCGTGGAACCTGCACGAGCCGCACCCGGGTGACGTCCGGGACGTGGAGGCGCTGGGCCGCTTCCTGGACGCGGCCCGGGAGGCGGGGCTGTGGGCGATCGTCCGCCCGGGCCCCTACATCTGCGCGGAGTGGGAGAACGGCGGTCTGCCGCACTGGCTGAAGGGTCACGCACGCACGAGCGACGAGGTGTACCTGGGGCAGGTGGAGCGCTGGTTCCGGAGGCTGCTGCCCCAGGTCGTGGAGCGGCAGATCGACCGCGGCGGCCCGGTGATCATGGTTCAGGCGGAGAACGAGTACGGCAGCTACGGCTCGGACGCCGCCTATCTGCTGCGGCTGGCCGAGCTGCTGCGCGCGCAGGGGGTCACGGTGCCGCTGTTCACCTCGGACGGCCCCGAGGACCACATGCTCACCGGCGGCTCGATTCCCGGTGTCCTCGCCACGGTCAACTTCGGCTCCGACGCACGGACGGCCTTCGCGTCGCTGCGCCGGTACCGCCCGGACGGCCCGCTGATGTGCATGGAGTTCTGGTGCGGCTGGTTCGAGCACTGGGGCGGCGAGCAGGTCGTACGGGACGCCGGGGACGCGGCCGCGGCGCTGCGGGAGATTCTGGAGTGCGGCGCCTCGGTGAACCTCTACATGGCGCACGGGGGCACGAACTTCGCCGGCTGGGCGGGCGCCAACCGGGGCGGCGGCGCGCTGCACGACGGTCCGCTGGAGCCGGACGTGACGTCGTACGACTACGACGCGCCGATCGACGAGTACGGCAGGCCGACGGAGAAGTTCTGGCGCTTCCGTGAGGTGCTGGCGCAGTACGGTCCGGTGGCCGACCTGCCGCCCGCGCCCGGCGTGCTGGAGGCGGACGCCGACGTGGACCTGTCCGGGTGGGCGTCCCTGTCCGCCGTGCTGGAGGAGCGCGGCGGACCTCCCCAGGAGGGCCCCGTCCCGCCGACCTTCGAGGAACTGGACGTCGATCGGGGGCTCGTGCGGTACGAGGTGACCGTGCCGGGGCCGCGGCAGCCGTATCCGCTGACCGCGCGGGGGCTCAGGGATCTCGCGGTGGTGTACGTCGACGGGGAGCGGGCCGGGGTGCTCACCGAGGAGGATGTCCAGCTCAAGGAGCCGGTCGCGGGGCACGCGCGCGTGGAGCTGTGGGTGGAGTCGCTGGGGCGGGTCAACTACGGGCCGCGGAGCGGGGAGGGCAAGGGGATCACCGGGGGGCTGCTGCACGAGCGGCAGTTCCTGCACGGGGTGCGGGCGCGGGGGCTGCGGCTGGACGCGCTGGACTCCGTGACCGGGATCGGCTTCCAGGAGGTCCCGGGGGGAGGCTCGCCGGGGCTGTACCGGGGTGAGGTGTCCGTGCGGGGCGCCGGGGACGCGGTGCTGGAGCTTCCGGGCTGGACCCGGGGATTCGTGTGGGTCAACGGCTTCAACCTCGGCCGGTACTGGTCGACGGGCCCGCAGCGGACGCTGTACGTGCCCGGTCCCGTGCTGCGGGAGGGCGGCAACGACGTGTGGGTGCTGGAGCTGGAGGAGGCACCGGCGAGCGGGACCGTGCTCCGGCTTCGTACGCCCGGTCCGACCCACGAGAATCCGCTCACGACCTCGTAG
- a CDS encoding chorismate mutase has translation MTTSNNGSGDVDPAVREELARLRDSIDNIDAAVVHMLAERFKATQQVGHLKARHQLPPADPAREARQIERLRTLAENAKLDPAFAEKFLNFIIAEVIRHHERIAEDTVNGPTPLAD, from the coding sequence ATGACCACCAGCAACAACGGATCCGGTGACGTCGACCCCGCCGTCCGCGAGGAGCTCGCCCGTCTGCGGGACAGCATCGACAACATCGACGCGGCCGTCGTCCACATGCTCGCCGAGCGCTTCAAGGCCACCCAGCAGGTCGGCCACCTCAAGGCCCGCCACCAGCTGCCGCCCGCCGACCCGGCCCGCGAGGCCCGCCAGATCGAGCGGCTGCGCACCCTCGCCGAGAACGCCAAACTCGACCCGGCCTTCGCTGAGAAGTTCCTGAATTTCATCATCGCCGAGGTGATCAGACACCACGAGCGCATCGCCGAGGACACCGTGAACGGCCCCACCCCCCTGGCCGATTGA